The following proteins are co-located in the Hominilimicola fabiformis genome:
- a CDS encoding HlyD family efflux transporter periplasmic adaptor subunit — protein MKKFFITVICIAIAAMVGYGIKYAVTPINTQKLSYITQENAINTNGFIIRDEWVMYSRSAGTAYHSVAEGERVSKDSTIGSLFYGDVSDDSIKELTVVDNKIKKTKTEKSEESISTLDSNTLENNIYERENDIIDAAQDNDILSIAKYKKDINSLRQSNQLAEDNTEQELENHREQILNSIGVNKEDIYAQISGVFTTYVDGYETELVPNDIENYDVSYFEGLSQSPKIQKIDNKINAGGAVCKIVNNHVWYVMMDIPSDTIEGREVGDNVKLRFNNMADAVVKGSINSVSAEENGRVILTVKCPTYLESAFSYRLVDVDLIFESYEGYKVPIQSVRTEDDGSKKVIGIKENREHDCYCDVLFTNTDAGYAIIESTDNAENKLSQMERIVVGER, from the coding sequence ATGAAGAAATTCTTTATCACAGTAATCTGTATAGCGATAGCCGCTATGGTCGGATACGGTATTAAATATGCCGTCACACCGATAAACACGCAGAAATTAAGCTATATAACGCAAGAAAATGCTATAAATACAAACGGTTTTATTATACGCGATGAATGGGTTATGTATTCACGCAGTGCAGGAACGGCTTATCATTCCGTTGCGGAGGGTGAGAGAGTCAGCAAAGACAGTACAATCGGTTCTTTGTTTTACGGCGATGTCAGCGATGACAGCATTAAAGAACTTACCGTTGTTGACAATAAGATAAAAAAGACAAAAACAGAAAAGAGTGAAGAATCAATTTCAACGCTCGATTCAAACACTTTGGAGAATAACATATACGAGCGTGAAAATGATATAATTGACGCGGCACAGGATAACGATATTCTTTCTATTGCAAAATACAAAAAGGATATTAACAGCCTAAGACAAAGCAATCAGCTTGCGGAGGACAACACAGAGCAGGAACTTGAAAATCATCGAGAGCAGATTTTAAACAGTATCGGCGTAAACAAAGAGGATATTTATGCACAGATTTCGGGTGTGTTTACAACTTATGTAGACGGATACGAAACGGAGCTTGTTCCGAATGACATAGAAAATTATGATGTTTCATATTTTGAAGGTTTGTCGCAGTCACCGAAGATACAGAAGATTGACAATAAAATCAATGCCGGCGGTGCGGTGTGCAAAATTGTTAATAACCACGTTTGGTATGTTATGATGGATATACCGTCAGATACCATTGAGGGAAGAGAAGTCGGCGATAACGTAAAACTTAGGTTTAACAATATGGCGGACGCAGTTGTTAAGGGCAGTATAAATTCTGTTTCAGCCGAAGAAAACGGCAGAGTTATATTGACGGTCAAATGCCCGACATATCTTGAAAGCGCATTTTCTTACAGACTTGTGGACGTGGACTTGATTTTTGAAAGTTATGAGGGCTACAAAGTGCCGATACAGTCTGTCAGAACTGAAGACGACGGATCTAAGAAGGTCATAGGAATAAAAGAAAACAGAGAGCATGACTGTTATTGCGATGTCTTGTTTACAAATACGGACGCAGGATATGCAATAATCGAATCAACAGACAACGCGGAAAATAAACTTTCACAGATGGAGAGAATTGTTGTCGGTGAAAGATAG
- a CDS encoding patatin-like phospholipase family protein: MEYGLVLAGGGVRGAYQIGVWKALKELKIKVSAVSGVSIGAVNGALFVQGSKTKAERLWNKIAIDDIISLPKEMENDENLFKVKNLMKIAKEIYSNNGLDMSPLENLLNEIVDEDKIRNSEIDFGIATFSLSEKSENYYFIKDIPYGKLTEYLMASACFPGFKARTIDEKKFIDGGVSNNMPINMLLEKGIDNIIAIDVKGVGFYRTFNLAGKNVINIKCSRPQTGTFDFDRDGIRKSIQDGYYDCMKAFGKFSGVLYSFKARDYAAARRLYSKELIEGIEIAANIFGVNPYKLYTIDELVGAVMNEYFEYVRQHNGEISGGVFEKIKNADERLFMTWIVYVLEKGKSDFVKEKLSILGEKYDAASAILYFKSQK, from the coding sequence ATGGAATACGGACTTGTCTTAGCCGGCGGCGGTGTCAGAGGGGCATATCAGATTGGTGTATGGAAAGCACTTAAAGAACTGAAAATTAAAGTTTCGGCGGTGTCGGGTGTTTCAATCGGTGCGGTAAACGGTGCGCTTTTCGTGCAAGGCAGTAAAACAAAAGCCGAAAGATTATGGAACAAAATTGCGATTGACGATATTATATCGTTGCCGAAAGAAATGGAGAATGACGAAAATCTTTTTAAAGTCAAAAACTTAATGAAAATCGCAAAAGAAATTTACAGTAACAACGGACTTGATATGTCACCGCTTGAAAATCTGTTAAATGAAATAGTCGACGAGGATAAAATTCGTAATTCCGAAATTGATTTCGGTATAGCGACTTTTTCACTTTCGGAGAAAAGCGAAAATTATTATTTTATCAAAGATATACCTTACGGCAAACTGACCGAATACCTTATGGCGAGTGCGTGCTTTCCGGGATTTAAGGCGAGGACGATCGACGAAAAGAAATTTATAGACGGCGGCGTGTCAAACAATATGCCGATTAATATGCTGCTTGAAAAAGGGATTGACAATATTATTGCGATAGACGTAAAGGGAGTGGGTTTTTACAGAACTTTTAATCTTGCCGGTAAGAATGTGATAAATATTAAATGCTCACGTCCGCAGACGGGGACGTTTGATTTTGACAGGGACGGAATAAGAAAAAGCATACAGGACGGATATTACGACTGTATGAAAGCGTTCGGCAAATTCAGCGGCGTTTTGTACAGTTTTAAAGCAAGAGATTACGCAGCTGCAAGAAGATTATATTCAAAGGAGCTTATTGAGGGTATTGAAATTGCGGCGAATATATTCGGCGTAAATCCGTACAAACTGTATACGATTGATGAACTTGTCGGTGCGGTTATGAATGAATATTTTGAATATGTCCGTCAGCATAACGGCGAAATATCGGGCGGTGTGTTTGAAAAAATAAAAAATGCAGATGAACGGCTGTTTATGACGTGGATTGTTTATGTGCTTGAAAAGGGTAAAAGTGATTTTGTGAAAGAAAAGTTGTCAATACTTGGTGAAAAATATGACGCCGCATCGGCTATTTTATATTTTAAATCACAAAAATGA
- a CDS encoding ABC transporter ATP-binding protein: MKNNKTLSKLNSYIAGNRKYLILVIISALLANIFMLVAPYISGRAIDFIKGENNVDFPMVAKIIGILFAVYVLNALFTWGMTVFTNALSNHSIEKMRKDAFGKISKLPLKFFDGHSHGDIISRLTNDIDAVSEGLLQGITQLFSGIVTVVGSLVLMFLLDWRITLCVIVITIICIFVSKAIATNSGKMFRLQAQTIGELNGYVSETVGNLKVVKAFGYEDKSSEVFGEINARLYDCGQKAQFYSSLVNPTTRYINNLAYISVGVLGGLAALAGHLSVGIISSFLIYATQFARPINDMTSILTQLQSAQAAAARIFALGEIEPETPDEDRPELEVKNGEVMFKDVDFSYNKDKELIKDLNIVAKPGQRVAIVGPTGAGKTTIVNLLMNFYGVDKGTIFVDGQAIDSVQRDSLRKNFGMVLQDTWLFAGTVKENIAYGKEGATEEEIINAAKAASAHGFIKRLPSGYDTMITEDGGNLSSGQKQLLTIARAMLSDPKILILDEATSNVDTMTEQRIQKAFLKMMEGRTSFIIAHRLSTIREADLILVMDKGRIIEQGTHNELLAKNGFYTKLYNS, from the coding sequence ATGAAAAACAATAAAACACTTTCAAAGCTTAACTCTTATATTGCGGGTAACAGAAAATATCTTATTTTGGTTATAATATCGGCATTGCTTGCAAACATATTTATGCTTGTTGCACCGTATATTTCGGGTAGAGCTATCGACTTTATCAAAGGCGAAAATAACGTAGATTTTCCTATGGTTGCGAAAATTATAGGAATACTTTTTGCGGTTTATGTGCTTAATGCTTTGTTTACATGGGGAATGACAGTGTTTACAAACGCACTTTCAAACCATTCGATTGAAAAAATGCGTAAAGACGCATTTGGCAAAATTTCAAAATTGCCGCTTAAATTTTTTGACGGTCATTCACACGGCGATATTATCAGCCGTCTTACAAACGACATAGACGCAGTTTCCGAAGGCCTTTTGCAGGGAATTACACAGCTGTTTTCGGGTATCGTAACGGTTGTCGGTTCGCTTGTCTTGATGTTCTTGCTTGACTGGAGAATAACACTTTGTGTTATTGTTATTACGATTATTTGTATATTCGTTTCAAAAGCGATTGCGACTAATTCGGGTAAAATGTTCAGATTACAGGCACAGACTATCGGTGAACTTAACGGTTATGTTTCGGAAACGGTCGGCAATTTAAAGGTTGTCAAGGCATTTGGTTATGAGGACAAGAGCAGTGAAGTATTCGGCGAGATAAACGCACGTCTTTACGACTGCGGTCAAAAGGCTCAATTCTACTCATCGCTTGTCAATCCGACTACAAGATATATCAATAACCTTGCGTATATTTCTGTCGGTGTTCTTGGCGGACTTGCCGCACTTGCGGGACATTTGTCGGTAGGTATAATATCAAGTTTCTTGATTTATGCTACACAGTTTGCACGTCCGATTAACGATATGACAAGTATTTTAACTCAACTTCAATCTGCACAGGCAGCGGCGGCAAGAATTTTCGCGCTTGGCGAAATTGAGCCTGAAACACCTGACGAGGACAGACCCGAACTTGAAGTTAAAAACGGTGAAGTTATGTTTAAAGACGTTGATTTCTCATATAATAAGGATAAAGAACTTATCAAAGACTTGAATATTGTTGCAAAACCGGGTCAAAGAGTAGCAATAGTCGGACCTACGGGTGCAGGTAAAACAACTATCGTAAATCTTTTGATGAACTTCTACGGTGTGGATAAGGGTACTATATTCGTTGACGGACAGGCTATTGATTCTGTTCAGCGTGACAGCTTGCGTAAGAATTTCGGTATGGTACTTCAAGATACTTGGTTGTTTGCGGGTACTGTAAAAGAAAATATCGCATACGGTAAAGAGGGTGCGACAGAAGAAGAAATTATAAATGCCGCAAAGGCTGCGTCTGCACACGGCTTTATCAAGCGTTTGCCGAGCGGCTATGATACAATGATTACAGAGGACGGCGGAAATTTGTCGAGCGGTCAAAAACAGCTTTTGACTATTGCGCGTGCGATGTTGTCAGATCCTAAAATACTTATTCTTGACGAGGCAACTTCAAATGTCGATACAATGACGGAGCAGAGAATACAAAAGGCATTCCTAAAGATGATGGAAGGCAGAACAAGCTTTATTATCGCTCACCGTCTTTCAACAATTCGTGAGGCTGATTTAATTCTTGTTATGGACAAGGGCAGAATTATTGAACAGGGTACTCACAATGAATTGCTTGCAAAGAATGGATTTTATACAAAACTATATAACAGCTAA
- a CDS encoding ABC transporter ATP-binding protein, with the protein MKKLFPFLKPYRLQLTVGPFFKLSEAMLELLIPTLMALLIDNGVNMGNRSYIIKMGILMLVIATFGVIFAFICQYSASIASQGFGTDVRNAMFKKIGTLSFAQLDKFGTPSLINRITGDVTQLQSAVAMLIRLVIRAPFLCVGGLVMAIMIDLKLSIIFMIVIPLFILVLFLVMFKAVPLYKSVQKKLDSLTLVLRENLSGVRVIRAFAGVKREKERFNDRNTDYANTAIRVGKIAALTNPLTTIIMNLAAIAVIYFGGIRVNTGHLSQGEVIAFINYITQILNAMIVVANLVVLYTKAYASALRVGEVLETEPLIEYGEKNTTQNGENAVEFKNVSLTYTGSKVPSVDNINLTIKKGETIGIIGGTGSGKSTLISLIPRFYDATKGEVLIDGVDIKKYDEDTLRKTVAVVQQRAALFSGTIADNLHMAKADATLEEMRHAADTAQATEFIDRLEKGFDTFVSQGGNNLSGGQKQRITIARALIKNSPILILDDSASALDYATDANLRRAIKENTDSQTVIIVSQRVNSVKDADRIAVMDDGEIVGIGTHKELVDTCDIYREICYSQEQLD; encoded by the coding sequence TTGAAAAAACTATTTCCGTTTCTGAAACCGTACAGGCTTCAGCTTACAGTCGGACCGTTTTTTAAATTGTCCGAAGCGATGTTGGAGTTGCTAATTCCGACTCTTATGGCTTTGCTGATTGATAACGGAGTTAACATGGGTAACAGAAGTTATATTATTAAAATGGGTATATTAATGCTTGTCATTGCGACATTCGGTGTAATATTTGCGTTTATATGTCAGTACAGTGCGTCTATCGCGTCACAGGGATTCGGTACAGATGTGCGTAATGCGATGTTCAAAAAAATCGGTACACTGTCATTCGCACAGCTTGATAAGTTTGGTACGCCGTCACTTATAAACAGAATTACAGGTGACGTTACTCAACTTCAATCAGCGGTTGCAATGCTTATACGTCTTGTAATCCGTGCGCCGTTTCTGTGCGTCGGCGGACTTGTTATGGCGATTATGATTGACTTAAAGTTGTCGATTATATTTATGATTGTCATACCGCTGTTTATACTCGTACTTTTCCTTGTAATGTTCAAGGCAGTACCGCTTTATAAATCTGTTCAGAAAAAGCTTGACTCGCTTACTTTGGTACTTCGTGAAAATCTTTCCGGTGTGCGTGTAATTCGTGCGTTTGCAGGCGTAAAACGTGAAAAAGAAAGATTTAACGACAGAAATACAGATTACGCAAATACAGCTATAAGAGTCGGTAAAATTGCCGCACTTACCAATCCGCTTACTACTATTATAATGAATCTTGCGGCTATTGCGGTTATTTATTTCGGCGGTATTCGTGTAAACACAGGTCATCTTTCGCAGGGTGAAGTTATCGCGTTTATCAACTACATTACGCAAATTCTAAACGCTATGATAGTCGTTGCAAACCTTGTTGTTTTGTACACAAAGGCATATGCGTCGGCTTTGCGTGTGGGGGAAGTTCTTGAAACAGAGCCGCTTATTGAATACGGCGAAAAGAATACTACTCAAAACGGTGAAAATGCGGTTGAATTTAAAAACGTATCATTGACATATACAGGAAGTAAAGTACCGTCTGTCGATAATATTAATTTGACGATTAAAAAGGGTGAAACAATCGGTATTATCGGCGGTACAGGTTCCGGTAAGAGTACACTTATAAGCCTTATACCGCGTTTTTATGACGCGACAAAGGGTGAAGTGCTTATTGACGGCGTGGATATAAAGAAATACGATGAGGACACGCTTAGAAAGACAGTTGCGGTTGTACAGCAGAGAGCGGCACTTTTCTCAGGTACAATAGCGGACAATCTTCATATGGCAAAGGCAGACGCAACGTTGGAAGAAATGCGTCATGCGGCTGATACGGCGCAGGCAACCGAATTTATCGACAGACTTGAAAAAGGTTTTGATACATTCGTTTCACAAGGCGGTAACAACCTTTCGGGCGGTCAAAAACAGCGTATTACAATCGCACGTGCGTTAATCAAAAATTCGCCTATACTTATTTTGGACGACAGCGCCAGCGCACTTGACTATGCGACAGACGCAAATTTAAGACGTGCTATTAAAGAAAATACCGACAGTCAGACGGTTATAATCGTGTCACAGCGTGTAAATTCGGTGAAAGACGCGGACAGAATTGCGGTTATGGACGACGGTGAAATTGTCGGAATAGGTACACACAAAGAACTTGTTGATACTTGCGATATTTACAGGGAAATTTGTTACTCACAGGAACAGCTTGACTAA
- a CDS encoding amidase domain-containing protein, whose protein sequence is MIFMEYNRANAVAYAKKWAYGRNPKYYDFSDLGGDCTNFASQCIYAGSGVMNYTPTYGWYYISVNNRAPAWTGVDELYRFLTTNRGAGPRAILTDLSQIQNGDIIQLQFTDKERFDHSPVVVDAGNRTPQSILVAAHSYDADCRPLSSYRYIKIRPLHITNVGE, encoded by the coding sequence ATGATATTTATGGAATATAACAGAGCGAATGCGGTTGCATATGCGAAAAAGTGGGCATACGGAAGAAATCCGAAATACTATGATTTTTCTGATTTGGGCGGTGATTGTACAAACTTTGCGTCACAGTGCATATATGCCGGCAGCGGCGTTATGAACTACACGCCGACATACGGTTGGTACTACATTTCTGTAAACAACAGAGCGCCGGCATGGACAGGAGTTGACGAATTATACAGATTTTTAACCACCAACCGCGGTGCAGGACCGAGAGCGATATTAACCGATTTATCACAAATTCAAAACGGCGACATTATTCAGCTGCAATTTACCGACAAAGAAAGATTTGACCATTCTCCGGTTGTGGTTGACGCAGGAAACAGAACACCGCAGTCAATTCTTGTTGCGGCACATTCGTATGATGCGGATTGCAGACCGCTGTCGTCATACCGATATATAAAGATACGTCCGTTACATATTACGAATGTAGGCGAGTGA
- the galE gene encoding UDP-glucose 4-epimerase GalE: protein MKILVTGGAGYIGSHTCVELLNAGYEIVVLDNLYNASEKCLDAVKKLTGKDFPFYKVDLLDKEATEKVFAENKIDAVIHFAGLKAVGESTRIPLTYYDNNITGTLHLMQAMEKYDCNNIVFSSSATVYGDPERVPIVETDNKGDKILTTNPYGTTKLFIERIMTDAQKANPKLSVTLLRYFNPIGAHESGIMGEDPKGIPNNLLPYIAQVAVGKLEKVHVFGNDYPTPDGTGVRDYIHVVDLAIGHVKAIEHCSDKEGVHIYNLGTGNGYSVLDIVKAFSKACGKEIPYQIDPRRPGDIAECYADPAKAKAELGWEAKRGIDEMCADSWRWQSTHPDGFGE from the coding sequence ATGAAAATATTGGTAACAGGCGGTGCAGGATACATAGGCAGCCACACTTGTGTCGAACTTTTAAATGCAGGTTATGAAATTGTCGTACTTGACAATCTTTACAACGCAAGTGAAAAATGCCTTGACGCAGTAAAAAAACTTACAGGAAAGGATTTTCCGTTCTACAAAGTAGACTTGCTTGACAAAGAGGCAACAGAAAAGGTATTTGCAGAAAATAAAATCGACGCAGTTATTCACTTTGCCGGTCTAAAGGCAGTCGGCGAATCTACAAGAATACCGCTTACATATTATGATAACAACATCACAGGTACACTTCACCTTATGCAGGCTATGGAAAAATACGACTGCAACAACATCGTATTCTCATCATCAGCTACTGTTTACGGCGATCCTGAAAGAGTTCCTATTGTTGAAACTGACAACAAAGGCGACAAAATTCTTACAACAAATCCTTACGGAACAACAAAACTATTTATCGAAAGAATTATGACAGACGCTCAAAAAGCTAATCCAAAGCTATCTGTAACACTTCTTCGTTACTTCAACCCAATCGGTGCTCACGAAAGCGGTATTATGGGTGAAGACCCTAAGGGTATTCCGAACAACTTACTTCCGTACATTGCACAAGTTGCAGTAGGTAAACTTGAAAAAGTTCACGTATTCGGTAACGATTACCCTACTCCTGACGGTACAGGCGTTCGTGACTATATCCACGTTGTTGACCTTGCAATCGGTCACGTTAAGGCTATTGAACATTGTTCAGACAAGGAAGGCGTACACATCTACAACCTTGGTACAGGTAACGGTTACAGCGTTCTTGACATTGTTAAGGCATTCTCAAAGGCTTGCGGTAAGGAAATTCCTTATCAAATCGACCCAAGAAGACCGGGCGATATTGCCGAATGTTATGCAGATCCTGCAAAGGCAAAGGCTGAACTTGGCTGGGAGGCTAAGAGAGGTATTGACGAAATGTGTGCTGACAGCTGGCGATGGCAGTCAACTCACCCTGACGGTTTCGGTGAATAA